The sequence below is a genomic window from Draconibacterium halophilum.
AATCGGATGTGCGGATTATCTGTGCAACAAACCGGAAACTGGAAGAAATGATCGAGACGGAAGAGTTTCGCGAGGATTTGTATTACCGGATTAATGTATTTCCGATTTATATTCCGTCGTTGCGCGAGCGCCGCGATGATATTCCGCAGCTGGTTGATCATTTTATTGGCAAGTTTAATAAAGAGAACCAGACAAAAATTAAACGAATTACCACTTCGGCACTCGATATGTTAATGGTGTACAAATGGCCGGGTAACATTCGCGAACTGGAAAACTGCATTGAGCGGGCCTGTATTTTAAGTACCGATAATGTGATTCACAGTTACAATTTACCTCCGTCGTTACAAACAGCCCATTCGTCGAATACCAGCTCGAAAGGCGGAATGGTGTATACCGTTGAACAGGTGGAAAAACAATTGATTCGCGATGCACTAACATCAACAAAAGGAAATATTACTAAAGCTGCCGAAGAGTTAAGAATAACAGAACGGATGCTGGGCACGCGCCTGAAAAAGTACGAAATTGACGCCTGGAGATATAAGGTTTGAGACAGTGTTGGAATATTGGAGGATTAGAATGTTGGAATGCGAAAGTGCTTATTTTTAATTATTATTGCATTAACGCATTTAATCATTTATAAATGGAAAAGAAACTCATTCAGGTTGATTTGCAAAATCCCGTTCATTGCGAGCAGGTGCTTCATCTTTTGAATGATTACATGGAAGATGAAATGGGAATCAACGAACCGATGCCCGAAGGACTTGGCCCAAAAATTATTGAAGGCCTGAGACGGCATTCGGCATACATGGGTTTTTTTGTTTGTATTGGCGATCGATTTGCCGGGCTGGCCAATTGCAACCTCAATTTTTCAACCT
It includes:
- a CDS encoding GNAT family N-acetyltransferase produces the protein MEKKLIQVDLQNPVHCEQVLHLLNDYMEDEMGINEPMPEGLGPKIIEGLRRHSAYMGFFVCIGDRFAGLANCNLNFSTWKASPLINIHDLIVSPDFRQQGVGLFLLKGIEKYTEENGYCRINLEVRHDNIKAQNLYKKAGFTECEPNNFFWENRI